From Ipomoea triloba cultivar NCNSP0323 chromosome 5, ASM357664v1, the proteins below share one genomic window:
- the LOC116021039 gene encoding E3 ubiquitin ligase BIG BROTHER-related-like yields the protein MIVRRAMKNSTVVAGGGAIDDAWEEVDLDEFSYEELLALDEVVGTESRGLSADTIASLPSMSYKSQNTQDGANDSTINS from the exons ATGATTGTTAGAAGAGCTATGAAAAACTCTACCGTTGTTGCTGGTGGTGGTGCGATAGAT GATGCCTGGGAGGAAGTTGATCTAGATGAATTCTCTTATGAG GAATTATTAGCGTTGGATGAAGTAGTTGGAACTGAGAGCAGGGGACTTTCTGCAGATACAATTGCCTCTTTACCTTCAATGAGCTACAAATCACAAAATACTCAGGATGGAGCTAATGATTCCACAATAAACTCATAA
- the LOC116020221 gene encoding uncharacterized protein LOC116020221: MDKSWMNASRISQEYDDGVKNFINFAKNNLPGSNERLLCPCKKCCNQKRLCVKDVYDDLICHGINPSYTKWIWHGENNVATKSNMYVDNEANEDDESEDQLDEMFRDVGEEFTDRSNELDELLKDSKLPLWPAGNGWSDKSFTALLEILKEMLPDDNELPKSTYDAKKILCPMGMGYKKIHVCPNDCILFKNDYKDLHACPICGASRFKTRENVAGKVSLKSLPAKVMWYLPILSRFKRMFANPSDAKNLTWHADQKISDGKLRHPADSRQWTTFDNAFPEFSHEPRNLRLGLCTDVMNPHGNLSSKHRNGIDVFLAPLIEDLKSLWDEVSKDIRHAPYVKIIHVIIXDIRHAPYVKIIHVIINLFMAER; this comes from the exons atggataaaagttggatgaatGCTTCTCGAATTAGTCAAGAATAcgatgatggagttaaaaattttattaactttgcaAAGAATAACCTTCCGGGTAGTAATGAAAGGCTCCTCTGTCCTTGTAAAAAGTGTTGTAATCAGAAAAGGTTATGTGTGAAAGACGTATATGATGATCTAATCTGTCATGGGATTAATCCATcttatacaaaatggatatggcatggtgaaaaCAATGTGGCTACAAAATCTAACATGTATGTTGACAAcgaagcaaatgaagatgatgagtctgAAGATCAATTAGATGAAATGTTTCGCGATGTTGGAGAGGAGTTCACCGATCGGTCAAACGAGTTGGATGAATTATTGAAGGATTCAAAATTACCTTTATGGCCGG CTGGGAATGGGTGGAGTGACAAGAGCTTTACTGCGTTACTTGAGATATTAAAGGAAATGCTTCCAGATGATAATGAACTTCCGAAGAGTACATATGATGCCAAGAAGATTTTGTGTCCCATGGGTATGGGATATAAAAAGATACATGTTTGCCCTAACGATTGCATATTGTTTAAGAATGATTACAAAGATTTGCATGCATGTCCAATATGTGGGGCATCTCGTTTCAAAACAAGAGAGAATGTTGCTGGGAAAGTAAGTTTGAAAAGTCTACCAGCTAAAGTTATGTGGTATCTTCCAATTCTCTCAAGATTTAAGCGTATGTTTGCTAATCCAAGCGATGCGAAAAACTTAACATGGCATGCAGATCAAAAAATTTCTGATGGAAAGCTTCGACACCCGGCTGATTCCCGTCAATGGACAACATTTGATAATGCATTTCCTGAATTTAGTCACGAGCCGAGAAATCTTAGGCTTGGACTTTGTACTGATGTTATGAACCCTCACGGGAACCTAAGTAGCAAACATA GAAATGGTATAGATGTCTTTTTGGCGCCTTTGATTGAAGACTTGAAAAGTTTGTGGGATGAAG TGTCAAAGGACATAAGGCATGCCCCATATGTGAAGATAATACATGTTATCATCNAGGACATAAGGCATGCCCCATATGTGAAGATAATACATGTTATCATCAACTTGTTCATGGCAGAAAGATAG